In the Aneurinibacillus soli genome, one interval contains:
- a CDS encoding ABC transporter permease produces MIIRTIALNDGKMYGQNWKGMLVLLGLALFSIWLFTQALSSHLFASRFSQPFAIALADEDQTVNTRLISRQFEETEYLKGFITVHHVTEAEAIRLIEQDQIAGAVVIPKGFTASLYSGDNWPIQFIGNPAQQERSVQMKNELASAVRYISAGQSAVKAVWHAARDGGASPEQLDGLMKDSVVTFMSRALARGELYRERTLTNLPDVKLPEYYTAALGALFAGFFAVRGSRAFAVEKESGVLRRLYAAPVAWWQIGAGKYIALFGVLFVQVAILFGAAVFLFDVYVGSRWGEMLLLLLSCSFTLGAWGMLLGVIGLVSRGADVLGYVGTFLLAFLGGCIYPLFSLPDMLQVLGEWTFQHGMMEGLLILFSGQEELSLLPVCGRLLLVGSLLLSCAAVLFSRVWKARGYGA; encoded by the coding sequence GTGATTATTCGAACGATAGCACTAAACGATGGGAAAATGTACGGCCAGAATTGGAAGGGGATGCTGGTACTACTCGGCCTGGCTCTGTTTTCGATCTGGCTGTTTACTCAGGCACTGTCTTCGCATTTGTTTGCCAGTCGGTTTAGCCAGCCATTTGCGATTGCACTTGCGGACGAGGACCAGACAGTTAATACGCGGCTGATCAGCCGCCAGTTTGAAGAAACGGAATATTTGAAAGGGTTTATTACCGTTCATCATGTCACAGAGGCGGAAGCGATAAGGCTGATTGAACAGGATCAAATCGCGGGTGCGGTTGTGATTCCGAAGGGTTTCACAGCCAGCCTGTACAGCGGGGATAACTGGCCGATTCAATTCATCGGCAATCCGGCCCAGCAAGAGCGTTCGGTTCAGATGAAGAATGAGCTGGCAAGTGCAGTACGCTACATTTCAGCTGGGCAGAGTGCAGTAAAAGCGGTCTGGCATGCAGCACGGGATGGAGGAGCGTCACCTGAACAATTGGATGGGCTGATGAAAGACAGCGTGGTTACATTTATGAGCCGGGCGCTGGCACGAGGCGAACTCTATCGAGAGCGGACGCTCACAAACCTGCCGGATGTGAAGTTGCCGGAATATTATACGGCGGCGCTCGGTGCGCTATTCGCCGGTTTTTTTGCGGTGCGAGGAAGTCGGGCGTTTGCCGTAGAGAAAGAGTCCGGTGTACTACGCCGCCTGTATGCAGCTCCGGTTGCCTGGTGGCAGATTGGAGCCGGTAAATACATCGCGCTGTTTGGCGTACTGTTTGTGCAGGTGGCCATTTTGTTCGGTGCTGCCGTTTTTTTGTTTGATGTGTATGTGGGTTCGCGATGGGGAGAGATGCTGCTTCTGTTGCTGTCGTGTTCTTTTACGCTGGGGGCATGGGGGATGCTACTTGGAGTCATTGGGCTTGTTTCGAGGGGAGCAGATGTGCTCGGATATGTGGGCACGTTCCTGCTTGCTTTCCTTGGGGGATGCATCTATCCGTTATTTTCTCTTCCGGATATGTTACAGGTACTGGGAGAGTGGACATTTCAGCACGGAATGATGGAGGGATTGCTTATTCTTTTCTCCGGACAGGAGGAATTGTCGCTGTTGCCCGTATGTGGGCGCCTATTGCTTGTAGGAAGCCTTTTATTGAGTTGTGCAGCCGTGCTGTTCTCACGTGTGTGGAAAGCGAGGGGATATGGTGCGTAA
- a CDS encoding ABC transporter permease — MVRNIWKIRLLLWMRDWVFVALVLLLPILFMLVMGAAGSFEPQPVIAVAVADEDRTDYSKLVIERFSGKEGLRVIQGSESDVKKLAETYKVEAAFVIRKGFKEAILNEEIRERIDVFKNPGSLSYGILEEMLGSEVARLSANAEAANMAVRVYREYELSPVPEAALWERVRAYTDAQWEPKPLLTLEEKKWTADRMPKVANVVPVSSALLAGIGILLVLLMLLLLLSSAWLIEEREAGILRRARSVPGMLGKLYMGSVLAQLTIAAVVVLFCAGIAYAGFGTGLLPHPLLYVLLAVYMVTASGIGMAIAVHVRSSGQLAAAAPLAAILTGFVGGCFWAFLPVPDALAMLALCTPQGWALSGVKEWLAGESVRGFETAGGVLLLMGILLHVYSFWRVQAKKA, encoded by the coding sequence ATGGTGCGTAATATATGGAAAATTCGTCTTTTGTTATGGATGCGAGATTGGGTATTCGTAGCCCTTGTACTACTGCTTCCGATTCTGTTCATGCTTGTCATGGGGGCAGCCGGGAGCTTTGAGCCGCAGCCTGTTATCGCAGTTGCGGTCGCAGATGAGGACCGGACTGACTATTCGAAGCTTGTGATAGAGCGATTTTCTGGAAAAGAAGGTCTTCGTGTTATTCAGGGCAGTGAGTCGGATGTGAAGAAGCTGGCTGAGACCTATAAGGTTGAAGCGGCTTTTGTGATTCGAAAGGGTTTTAAGGAAGCGATTCTCAACGAAGAGATACGGGAGCGGATTGATGTGTTCAAAAATCCAGGTTCGCTTTCATATGGCATTCTGGAAGAAATGCTTGGCAGTGAAGTCGCCCGTCTGTCTGCCAATGCGGAGGCTGCTAATATGGCAGTGCGTGTATACCGGGAGTATGAGTTATCCCCTGTGCCGGAAGCAGCTCTATGGGAGCGGGTGCGGGCCTATACGGATGCTCAGTGGGAGCCGAAGCCACTTCTTACCCTGGAAGAGAAGAAATGGACAGCGGACAGAATGCCAAAAGTAGCGAATGTCGTTCCGGTTTCTTCGGCTTTGCTAGCTGGAATCGGGATATTGCTCGTTTTGCTTATGCTGCTGCTCCTGCTTTCGAGCGCTTGGCTAATTGAGGAACGCGAGGCAGGCATACTTCGTCGGGCACGGTCTGTTCCAGGGATGCTGGGCAAGCTGTATATGGGTAGCGTGCTGGCGCAGCTTACGATAGCGGCAGTAGTCGTGCTGTTCTGTGCAGGAATCGCATATGCTGGATTTGGTACCGGATTGCTACCGCATCCGCTGCTGTATGTACTGCTTGCTGTGTATATGGTGACTGCTTCCGGGATTGGGATGGCAATTGCTGTACATGTGCGGTCAAGCGGTCAGCTTGCGGCCGCTGCTCCACTGGCCGCGATTTTGACAGGATTCGTCGGTGGCTGCTTCTGGGCGTTTCTTCCGGTGCCGGATGCACTTGCGATGCTTGCTCTCTGCACGCCGCAGGGCTGGGCACTCTCAGGGGTGAAGGAGTGGCTGGCGGGGGAGAGTGTGAGAGGATTTGAAACAGCAGGTGGAGTTCTATTGTTGATGGGGATTCTGCTTCATGTGTACAGTTTCTGGCGTGTTCAAGCAAAAAAGGCGTAA
- a CDS encoding DUF423 domain-containing protein, translating into MGRLFIILGSFNMFMSVALGAFGAHVLRSLVTADRLATFNTGVHYHMIHALGLIAIGIFIGQIGVSKTLTWAGWLLQFGIICFSFSLYFLVMLNLPWLGAITPIGGVAFLIGWVLLAVSAAKKNRQ; encoded by the coding sequence ATGGGACGATTGTTTATTATTCTGGGAAGCTTCAATATGTTTATGTCGGTGGCGCTTGGCGCATTTGGTGCGCATGTTCTGCGTAGCCTTGTGACGGCGGACAGGCTTGCGACCTTTAATACGGGCGTACATTATCATATGATTCATGCGCTGGGGTTAATTGCGATTGGGATTTTCATTGGACAGATCGGTGTAAGTAAAACGCTGACATGGGCTGGTTGGCTGCTTCAGTTCGGGATTATTTGCTTCTCGTTCAGCCTGTACTTCCTTGTTATGCTGAATCTTCCATGGCTCGGTGCGATTACGCCGATTGGTGGTGTCGCATTTTTGATCGGCTGGGTTCTGCTTGCGGTATCGGCTGCGAAGAAAAACAGACAGTAA
- a CDS encoding heparinase II/III domain-containing protein — protein MIVPRRGFYVNSEQLATARKNIATHPWARRAFKQIETDCDQFLTKWSEEDLYACVLSMHGQTFAYGITGCPHCRKPFPFSGDAERAMFSRFPAKTVTCPSCKTVLPDATYTDEGVGLERNGIGYYPIGMWNFYTAGHLLGGVRDHEGMVTKLVWLYMLTHNEHYARRAAVILDAFAAIYPGTIGPRDFTPFGSTKEMGRLHLLTSIVYRVKVLLAHDYDWLYHLSELNEPSPARALLGLPGTMRDNIEVMLRDYLLTEPGGPEYDLTGGNLTELHNHEADGVRAMLAVGLVLEEPDYLKWGIRASDVFLANALGRDGMYFEGSYGYSMFTGTVLLDMSLLSMRADTAQTASHPFGSYRFFQFAVENPLGLLCQGHLPCYGDWGQDRSNSPTPDPKTMADAYRAALHFYTFSPDDALRNRAAERLCSLYSLAEERLGSKGLDLFLSHPEPHQTASFSLPTSSTFTGQAGILAGRDGTGTTILMRVGPNYTHSHDDILGLSYYAYGKEISADVGYSSYGTNGHYGWTTHSIAHNTVVVNGDRTMKRGQLYKPCTGGTLSFLYEKDGITMFEGSAPNLYGVNAYERAVAIVPLGASSYVLDLFYISGAATCDYTFRAFHEKAELSLATDKIRSTNTPWTLAGVDASRHLYYDAPGQSFGERLTTGETFQPLCKGERAQGWTPEPNNGYGFIHDMQEYKKPADSILQADWVSDQGHTLAWYGLLTGNERIWTGAYPTLDGREKHPVLIVRGTGATMQYVAVFCTRKTKQPPELSHIRQLSTRGVQVTALAVMHESGLIDFWVYSPIRQTMIVQTRFGEWRVTGRCAMVRTNRQGKIVRADCITADEMLFQGIHFEGVHRITSTITDIDYTKRAIRITPPLPVSGNSGYVRIARSSDAQASIYPVEHVQTEVDAAVFILRDDLILSKGTVTSYSRGTLHTTDPLPLAASLTGKIIRGSQGGYGIILAIPSPKSIRIQSENPFSAGETFDIIDIESGFQVEWL, from the coding sequence ATGATCGTACCGAGACGAGGATTTTATGTGAATTCAGAACAACTCGCAACCGCTCGAAAAAACATAGCGACACACCCTTGGGCCAGGCGGGCATTCAAACAGATAGAAACCGACTGCGATCAATTCCTTACAAAATGGTCGGAGGAAGATTTGTATGCCTGCGTCCTATCTATGCACGGGCAGACCTTTGCATACGGTATTACTGGCTGTCCACACTGCCGCAAGCCATTCCCCTTCTCCGGGGACGCAGAGCGAGCGATGTTTTCCCGCTTTCCCGCTAAAACAGTAACCTGCCCTTCCTGTAAGACTGTACTGCCCGATGCTACGTACACCGATGAAGGAGTCGGATTAGAGCGCAATGGCATCGGCTATTATCCAATTGGGATGTGGAACTTCTATACAGCCGGGCATCTGCTTGGAGGTGTACGAGATCATGAAGGCATGGTCACCAAGCTTGTCTGGCTGTATATGCTGACGCATAACGAGCACTACGCACGGCGTGCAGCAGTTATTCTCGATGCATTCGCCGCCATTTATCCCGGTACAATCGGACCACGTGATTTCACACCGTTCGGCAGCACCAAAGAAATGGGGCGCCTGCATCTGCTTACCAGCATTGTGTACCGAGTCAAGGTCCTGCTTGCCCACGATTATGACTGGCTGTATCACCTATCCGAACTCAACGAACCATCCCCGGCGCGGGCGCTGCTTGGTCTGCCAGGTACGATGCGAGATAACATCGAAGTGATGTTGCGCGATTACCTACTTACAGAGCCAGGCGGACCGGAATATGACCTAACAGGCGGCAATCTGACCGAGCTGCACAATCACGAAGCGGACGGTGTACGCGCGATGCTGGCGGTTGGGCTGGTACTAGAAGAACCAGATTACCTGAAGTGGGGCATCCGGGCATCTGACGTGTTTCTTGCCAATGCACTCGGGCGAGACGGCATGTATTTTGAGGGGTCATATGGCTATTCCATGTTCACAGGCACGGTACTGCTTGATATGAGTCTACTTTCGATGCGTGCTGATACAGCACAGACAGCTTCGCACCCATTCGGAAGCTACCGTTTCTTTCAGTTCGCCGTCGAAAATCCGCTTGGTCTGCTTTGTCAGGGACATCTTCCATGCTACGGCGACTGGGGACAGGACCGATCTAACAGTCCCACACCAGACCCGAAAACGATGGCCGATGCATACCGAGCTGCCCTTCATTTCTATACATTTTCCCCTGATGATGCCCTGCGCAACCGAGCCGCAGAACGTCTGTGCAGCCTGTATTCACTCGCTGAAGAAAGACTTGGCTCAAAAGGTCTCGACCTGTTTCTCTCTCATCCGGAACCACACCAGACAGCTTCTTTCTCTCTTCCCACTTCTTCTACCTTTACCGGGCAGGCAGGCATTCTTGCCGGACGCGATGGCACTGGCACTACCATTCTGATGCGAGTCGGCCCGAATTACACGCACAGTCATGATGATATACTCGGTCTGTCCTATTATGCGTACGGCAAAGAAATCTCAGCGGATGTAGGCTACAGCTCGTACGGTACGAACGGGCATTACGGCTGGACAACTCACTCCATCGCCCATAATACCGTAGTCGTGAATGGTGATCGTACAATGAAACGCGGGCAACTATACAAGCCGTGTACCGGGGGCACGCTTTCTTTTCTTTATGAAAAAGATGGCATCACAATGTTTGAAGGAAGCGCACCAAACCTGTATGGCGTTAATGCATACGAACGGGCAGTCGCCATCGTACCACTTGGCGCTTCTTCTTATGTGCTCGATCTGTTTTATATTAGCGGCGCTGCGACATGTGACTACACATTCCGTGCCTTTCATGAGAAGGCTGAGCTGTCGCTTGCCACAGATAAGATACGTTCGACGAATACACCATGGACGTTAGCAGGTGTAGATGCATCCAGGCATCTGTATTATGATGCGCCCGGCCAAAGTTTCGGAGAACGCCTCACTACAGGAGAGACGTTCCAACCATTATGCAAGGGGGAACGAGCGCAAGGCTGGACACCGGAGCCGAATAACGGATATGGATTCATACATGACATGCAAGAATACAAAAAACCAGCAGACAGCATACTGCAAGCGGATTGGGTATCTGATCAAGGTCACACGTTAGCATGGTATGGGCTACTGACAGGAAATGAACGCATCTGGACCGGGGCTTATCCGACACTTGATGGCCGCGAGAAGCATCCCGTGCTGATCGTACGCGGTACAGGTGCGACCATGCAATACGTCGCTGTATTCTGCACAAGGAAAACAAAACAGCCACCAGAACTATCCCATATTCGCCAGCTCTCCACCCGTGGTGTACAGGTGACGGCACTGGCCGTTATGCACGAAAGCGGACTGATTGATTTCTGGGTGTACAGTCCGATCCGACAGACGATGATCGTACAAACTCGCTTCGGTGAGTGGCGTGTGACTGGTCGATGCGCCATGGTTCGCACCAACCGTCAGGGAAAAATCGTGCGTGCAGACTGTATCACAGCAGATGAGATGCTATTTCAAGGAATCCACTTTGAAGGCGTACACCGTATAACGAGCACCATTACAGACATTGACTATACAAAACGAGCGATCCGCATCACGCCACCCCTTCCCGTTTCCGGAAATTCAGGCTATGTGCGAATCGCTCGTTCTTCAGATGCTCAGGCATCCATCTACCCGGTTGAACACGTTCAAACAGAAGTAGACGCTGCGGTATTTATTCTACGTGATGATTTGATATTATCGAAAGGCACCGTCACATCATACAGCCGTGGCACACTTCATACGACAGACCCCCTACCACTTGCTGCATCTCTTACCGGAAAAATAATACGCGGCAGTCAGGGCGGTTACGGCATTATCCTTGCTATCCCATCTCCCAAATCCATCCGAATTCAGTCTGAGAATCCCTTTAGCGCCGGCGAAACCTTTGACATCATCGATATCGAATCTGGCTTTCAAGTAGAATGGCTGTAG
- a CDS encoding YihY/virulence factor BrkB family protein produces the protein MISFLSKSRLYQYGKELVERFIENDVSGMSAQLAYYFMLSIFPFFIFAFTLIGYLPISAEHTLYFLHSVAPQKVTELLESNIHSVLNVRRGWLLIFSLLGTLWTSSSAIHAIISALNRAYDVKEERSYVMSRLMAILFTIGMVLAIIVTLILPVFGKTIETFVTSYIAVPPDVLQVWTFIRWVFSFVFLIGLFAFVYYFAPNCKVHWRVGFIGAIFAAVGWLIVSYGFSFYVNSFSSYTITYGSLGGVIILMIWFYLSAMILILGGQINAMIQKYLPKDRHGD, from the coding sequence ATGATTTCATTTCTATCCAAAAGCCGCTTATATCAATACGGAAAAGAACTGGTGGAGCGCTTCATCGAAAATGACGTGTCCGGTATGTCAGCGCAGCTGGCATATTATTTCATGCTGTCTATATTTCCATTTTTCATCTTTGCCTTTACGCTAATCGGATACTTGCCGATCTCGGCGGAACATACCCTCTACTTTCTGCACTCAGTAGCCCCACAAAAAGTAACAGAACTGCTGGAAAGCAATATCCACAGCGTATTGAACGTGCGGCGCGGCTGGCTGCTCATCTTCAGTCTCCTTGGAACACTGTGGACCTCATCCAGCGCGATTCATGCGATCATCAGTGCGCTGAACCGTGCCTATGACGTAAAAGAGGAGCGCTCGTATGTTATGTCACGGCTAATGGCGATTTTGTTTACCATCGGCATGGTTCTCGCGATTATCGTGACGCTTATTCTTCCTGTATTCGGTAAAACAATCGAAACGTTCGTAACATCCTATATCGCTGTTCCCCCGGATGTACTGCAAGTTTGGACATTTATACGCTGGGTGTTCAGCTTCGTGTTCTTGATCGGGCTGTTCGCGTTCGTCTATTATTTTGCCCCTAACTGCAAGGTACACTGGCGCGTCGGCTTTATCGGTGCTATATTCGCAGCAGTCGGCTGGCTTATTGTCTCGTATGGTTTCTCGTTCTATGTGAACAGCTTCAGCAGCTACACGATTACATATGGAAGTCTTGGAGGCGTTATCATCCTGATGATCTGGTTTTATTTGTCTGCGATGATCCTGATTCTTGGCGGACAAATTAACGCGATGATTCAAAAGTATCTGCCGAAAGATCGTCATGGAGATTAA
- a CDS encoding class I SAM-dependent rRNA methyltransferase, whose amino-acid sequence MAKVFLVRNRRKRLEQGHPWVYQSEVERIEGEHEPGDMVDVVNHQGHFLAKGYINPQSQMIVRILSYRPDEEINQEWMTTQVRRAWTFRQRFLPGIRSCRVLYGEADFLPGVVVDKYEDVLVVQILSLGMEVRKDWLLQALLEVFSPRAVYLRNDVHVRGLEGLEQGKGFWYGESETEIEIEENGLKLVVDIENGQKTGYFFDQRENRSAIAPIMTGWGAEHGISLQPVEEAGETVMKPVDKRGKVVKNPFWDGAEVLDCFTHTGSFTLNACKHGAKKVTTLDISDHAIETAKQNVQRNGFLHRVNPVVANAFDYLREAVKENKQWDVVILDPPAFAKSRGAVKGAVRGYKDINLNGLKLVREGGYLVTASCSYHMSPELFQETIQEAAVDAKKMLRLIHWSGAGFDHPKLTGIDEGDYLKFAIYEVTSR is encoded by the coding sequence ATGGCAAAAGTATTTCTTGTACGAAATCGCCGCAAGCGGCTGGAACAGGGACATCCCTGGGTGTATCAAAGTGAAGTAGAACGAATCGAAGGCGAGCATGAGCCGGGTGATATGGTGGACGTTGTGAATCACCAGGGACATTTCCTAGCCAAAGGATATATCAACCCACAATCCCAAATGATCGTGCGTATTTTATCATACCGCCCGGACGAAGAGATTAATCAAGAGTGGATGACGACGCAAGTGCGTCGCGCCTGGACATTCCGCCAGCGCTTTTTGCCGGGGATTCGTTCTTGCCGCGTGCTGTACGGAGAAGCGGATTTCCTGCCGGGTGTAGTGGTAGATAAATATGAAGACGTACTTGTTGTTCAGATTTTATCACTCGGCATGGAAGTGCGCAAAGACTGGCTGCTTCAGGCACTGCTCGAAGTATTCAGTCCGAGGGCTGTTTACTTACGCAACGATGTGCATGTGCGCGGGCTGGAAGGTCTTGAGCAGGGCAAAGGTTTCTGGTACGGCGAATCCGAGACTGAGATCGAAATCGAAGAAAATGGCCTAAAGCTTGTCGTTGATATTGAGAATGGACAGAAAACAGGCTATTTTTTCGATCAGCGCGAGAACCGCTCAGCAATTGCGCCGATTATGACAGGCTGGGGTGCGGAACACGGCATCAGCCTGCAGCCGGTGGAAGAAGCAGGCGAAACGGTTATGAAGCCGGTGGACAAGCGCGGCAAAGTTGTCAAAAATCCGTTCTGGGACGGTGCAGAAGTGCTCGATTGCTTCACGCATACGGGTTCATTCACGTTAAACGCATGCAAGCATGGTGCGAAAAAAGTAACAACGCTTGATATTTCAGATCATGCGATTGAGACGGCGAAGCAAAATGTACAGCGGAACGGGTTCCTGCATCGTGTGAATCCCGTCGTGGCGAATGCATTCGATTATTTACGGGAAGCCGTAAAAGAAAACAAGCAGTGGGATGTAGTTATCCTTGATCCGCCAGCCTTCGCTAAGTCACGCGGCGCAGTTAAAGGCGCGGTACGCGGCTACAAGGATATTAATCTGAATGGCCTCAAGCTTGTGCGTGAAGGCGGTTATCTGGTTACGGCAAGTTGTTCGTACCATATGAGTCCGGAGCTGTTCCAGGAAACGATTCAGGAAGCGGCGGTTGACGCGAAAAAAATGCTGCGTCTCATTCACTGGAGCGGAGCTGGATTCGACCATCCTAAACTTACAGGAATTGATGAGGGCGACTACTTGAAGTTTGCCATTTATGAAGTAACATCCCGCTAA
- a CDS encoding polysaccharide deacetylase family protein, translating to MMGLKGRRHLIFAAGFMICLLLMKPAFASAIPFHFKDKVLVLTYHHLDTHPKTSAVITPSRFESHMKALHDAGYTIISMPHFISYMKNEQNVPENAVLITFDDGYESFYKKACPILNKYRYTATNFLVVSYIENPPPDALPHMSWKQIKELQTQGMSFYSHTYNQHYKDVVDEKGTKKPVLLGPLLYETKTEAHKRIRDDLMLADVELQTLLGKQPNLLAFPYGAYSPLAIQAGKEAGIELFFTTEEGIAGRGQELIKRVNAGSPEITTQVLLKKMKRYDEKQTMQEQK from the coding sequence ATGATGGGGTTAAAAGGAAGACGGCACTTAATTTTTGCTGCGGGTTTCATGATTTGTCTGCTACTGATGAAGCCAGCATTCGCATCTGCAATTCCCTTCCATTTCAAAGATAAGGTGCTTGTTCTGACGTATCATCACCTTGATACACATCCGAAAACCAGCGCAGTCATTACACCTAGCCGGTTCGAGTCTCATATGAAAGCGCTGCATGATGCTGGCTATACGATCATTTCCATGCCGCATTTTATCAGCTATATGAAAAATGAGCAGAATGTTCCAGAGAACGCTGTACTCATTACATTTGATGACGGGTATGAAAGCTTCTACAAAAAAGCCTGTCCCATTCTTAATAAATATAGGTATACAGCTACGAACTTCCTTGTAGTTAGCTACATTGAAAATCCACCGCCAGATGCACTGCCGCACATGTCATGGAAACAAATCAAAGAATTACAAACACAGGGAATGTCATTTTATTCCCACACGTATAATCAACACTATAAAGATGTAGTAGATGAAAAAGGCACGAAAAAACCGGTTTTGCTTGGTCCTCTTCTTTATGAGACAAAGACAGAGGCACACAAACGCATCCGTGACGACTTGATGCTAGCAGATGTGGAGCTTCAAACTCTGCTTGGCAAGCAGCCAAACTTGCTGGCCTTCCCGTATGGCGCGTATAGTCCGCTCGCCATTCAGGCTGGAAAAGAAGCTGGCATTGAACTGTTTTTTACTACTGAAGAAGGGATCGCGGGACGCGGGCAGGAGCTGATTAAGCGGGTCAATGCCGGTTCACCGGAAATTACCACACAAGTTCTATTGAAAAAGATGAAAAGATATGATGAAAAACAAACCATGCAGGAACAAAAATAA
- a CDS encoding ABC transporter ATP-binding protein codes for MNPILYVENMTGGYRKNRPIIHDVSLSVYPEEMVGLIGLNGAGKSTAIKHVLGLLTPTTGEVRMNGTALTDDLQKYRSSYSYVPENPLVYDDLTLREHLKLTAMAYGMDQKTFMARSEALVDEFRMRDRLDTFPRHMSKGMRQKMMIMNAFLVQPSLYIIDEPFLGLDPRGIRSLLELMVRMKKTGAGILMSSHILSTVEQYCDKFVVLHQGRVCASGTLADLRRQTGLTNGSLDDIFYELTKEEGEA; via the coding sequence ATGAATCCCATTCTATATGTAGAAAACATGACGGGCGGATACCGAAAAAACCGCCCCATTATTCATGATGTTTCTCTTTCTGTATATCCAGAAGAAATGGTCGGACTCATCGGGCTCAACGGAGCTGGGAAGAGCACGGCCATTAAGCATGTCTTGGGATTGTTAACTCCAACAACAGGTGAGGTGCGTATGAACGGAACAGCACTTACCGATGACTTGCAGAAATATCGCTCATCTTATTCGTATGTGCCGGAGAATCCGCTGGTGTATGATGATCTTACACTGCGGGAGCACTTGAAGCTAACCGCGATGGCGTATGGCATGGATCAGAAGACGTTCATGGCGCGGAGTGAAGCGCTGGTGGATGAATTCCGAATGCGGGATCGTCTCGATACATTTCCGCGCCATATGTCGAAAGGGATGCGTCAGAAGATGATGATTATGAACGCGTTTCTAGTGCAGCCGTCACTGTATATCATTGATGAGCCGTTCCTTGGACTTGATCCGCGTGGCATTCGCTCCTTGCTAGAACTGATGGTGCGGATGAAAAAGACAGGAGCGGGTATTCTGATGAGCTCCCACATTCTGTCGACGGTAGAGCAGTACTGTGATAAATTCGTGGTGCTTCATCAGGGACGAGTATGTGCATCCGGTACGCTTGCGGACTTGCGCCGACAGACCGGTCTTACGAACGGTTCGCTGGATGATATTTTCTATGAGCTAACGAAAGAAGAGGGCGAAGCCTGA
- a CDS encoding ABC transporter permease, whose translation METKALWNKRMGAFLTEALGYLRYVGNSGAIGFLVLVVLTGAYYYSRLLKQLPDTYPFEWGIGLVMAYLLTRGQVRTFLKEADLVFLLPLEPRMKPYFRSAVLYSFVFQAAGIMGTLLVLWPLYRHRMGESALSFGSILVVLLVLRLLNTAACWQEERIVEAREIALHRFVRACANAAIVLVVFVRGFVLPSLLIAAVFIAAAAWYYRHTMASRTVNWERLLQTEQALSSRFYSWMNQFVDVPYEFSKVRRRDWVALFADRLSFTSRNAYMYLYAKTFVRSELFAMALRLTVIGGVIIMAMDGALAKWITYVLVLGVTAVQLSSLLRYHRYTFWTHIYPLPPVGRREAVERVVGIALLVQSFFLDVALFVPFSAGWHLFAGPVVGLVLAYGYSRIVLRRRLQSL comes from the coding sequence ATGGAGACGAAAGCGTTATGGAACAAGCGCATGGGTGCGTTTCTGACGGAAGCGCTTGGCTATTTGCGTTACGTGGGCAACAGTGGGGCGATCGGATTTCTGGTGCTTGTTGTTCTGACTGGCGCGTACTACTATTCGCGCCTGTTGAAGCAGCTGCCGGATACGTATCCATTTGAATGGGGAATTGGGCTTGTGATGGCGTATTTGCTTACAAGAGGACAGGTCCGAACGTTCCTGAAAGAAGCAGATCTTGTATTTCTTCTGCCGCTTGAGCCACGGATGAAGCCGTATTTTCGGTCTGCTGTGCTGTACAGCTTCGTGTTTCAGGCAGCCGGAATTATGGGAACGTTGCTGGTACTGTGGCCGTTGTATCGGCACCGGATGGGAGAGTCGGCGCTTTCGTTTGGGAGTATACTGGTTGTCTTGCTCGTACTGCGCCTGCTGAATACGGCAGCATGCTGGCAGGAGGAGAGGATAGTGGAAGCGCGTGAGATAGCGCTGCATAGATTCGTTCGCGCCTGTGCAAATGCGGCGATTGTTCTCGTAGTATTTGTGCGAGGCTTCGTACTGCCGAGTCTGCTGATCGCGGCAGTCTTTATCGCAGCAGCAGCCTGGTATTACCGCCATACCATGGCGTCCCGTACAGTGAATTGGGAGCGTCTGCTACAGACGGAGCAGGCACTTTCGTCCCGATTTTATTCATGGATGAATCAGTTTGTGGATGTGCCGTATGAATTCAGTAAAGTTCGGCGCAGAGATTGGGTCGCCTTATTTGCCGATCGGCTTTCGTTTACGTCGCGCAATGCATATATGTATTTGTACGCTAAAACATTCGTACGCTCTGAACTATTCGCCATGGCGCTGCGTCTGACGGTTATAGGCGGCGTGATTATTATGGCAATGGACGGAGCGCTTGCGAAGTGGATTACATATGTACTGGTGCTTGGTGTAACAGCCGTACAACTATCTTCGCTGCTCCGTTATCATCGATATACATTTTGGACGCATATCTATCCACTTCCGCCCGTGGGACGAAGAGAGGCGGTGGAACGGGTGGTCGGGATTGCTTTGCTCGTTCAATCGTTCTTTCTGGATGTGGCCCTGTTTGTTCCATTTTCGGCAGGGTGGCATCTATTTGCAGGTCCTGTTGTTGGACTGGTGCTCGCATACGGGTATAGTCGGATTGTGCTCAGACGGCGTCTGCAGTCTTTATAG